Genomic segment of Malus domestica chromosome 15, GDT2T_hap1:
atatccggggtaaagtaggagtagccgaaattgaaggaaagatgagagaaaatcggttacggtggtttggacatgtgcaaagaaggcctactgacgctccgattagaagatgcgactatgggacagaggttcagggccgaaggggtagaggaagacctaggaaaactttggaagagaccctaaaaaaagacttagagtacttggatctaacggaggacatgacacaggacagaacacaatggcgttctaagattcatatagtcgatcccactcagtgacttggattttccaagtctccaaccgataagttttcctcactcgggaaattaagggaacactacctcaacctacatgctccactcacaaagcttcaacatacaagcttcaacaaaagaaaattcaaagaacttagcgaagaaggctttggtgtatttaacacaatacgttgaaatgaaggaaagcttatttattgatatccccaataagttacaaatatgtacatatacttgagtcaaaataaacaaacaagagggagccttcacaaaggttgcttaggagaagtctcagcagtcggtagagccccagaaagagaaggcaccggagggggatcattcggagcctcagtactggacagaaccctagaaggaggaggcatcagatattgatcatttggagcttcattacgcggtacagccccaaaagacgaaggcaataaatgcccttggaacaaacccacaaatctctgatgatcaagtaaaacctgaccatcagattccttcatctggtcaagcttcctcttcatgtttgtagcatagtcatgtgcgagccggtgcaactgtttattctcatgcttgagccctctaatctcctgtttgagactcatcacttcagccgccaattattcaacttggcgggttcgagcaaataggcgttgggccatattagacacagaacctgcacactgaacactaagagccagagaatccttaacagccaactcatcagaccgtttggaaagtagtctgttatctttgggagtgagaaggttcctggccactaccgcagcggtcatatcattcttcatcacggaatccccaacggtaagaggaccagtaggggagacgaaggatgggcgctatatgttgtctggagaaggcggggctgtctcttcaacaaggttcaagtcaaaacgacggtctgaggggccagacattttcaaaggtgttgaagagagaaaaggtcggacaaatcaagatcttagaagtgcaagaatggagcttctactggtggatattcaagtgtgctttggaacttaatgtcagcctctataaaaatctgcgctcgacgaagcttcagaaatcgaagaggcgcctgctcagaaatcgaagaggcgtttgctttctcaaaagctgggctgcttagagaccacgagtgtcgatctcagaaatcgaagaggcgtttgctttctcaaaagctgggctgctcaaagaccacgaaggtcgatctcagaaatcgaagaggcttgctttctcaaaagctgggctgctcagagaccacgagggccgatctcagaaatcgaagaggcacctacttttccagccttgtcagcacctgtcacacgcacactcagctttgcggaaattatgggcattctgtcgaagatttctggcgaagtagaaagcacatgaatcgtactgttcaatcacccacttcccacacgcaacagtagctcatgggtaccacatataactttgccaaagttctctgacaaagttgagacacgtgaagcttgcagctcccactacatcgctctgaccaagaagggtaaaagaatagcaaagaaacaacactaacaaagtttagacacataaattttgaaggtctagctaccatattattacccacaagggtaaaggaacagtaccactgctggataattggaaagtcccgctgtgtcaacctctgtgcttcgtggcaaggtagactagcaaacatgcccaacctttactcacattcgagaaaacactcccaacaagattgcttgctccaaaatcgaagaggcaccgccctccgaatctcgagagccaaactcccaacacgattactttctcaaaaattgaagagagggtaaaggaacagtaccactgctggataattggaaagtccctgtgtgtcaacctctgtgcttcgtggcaaggtagactagcaaacatgcccaacctttactcacattcgagaaaacactcccaacaagattgcttgctccaaaatcgaagaggcatcgccctccgaatctcgagagccagactcctaacatgattactttctcaaaaatcgaagagagggtaaaggaacagtaccactgctggataattggaaagtccctgtgtgtcaacctctgtgcttcgtggcaaggtagactaacaaacatgcccaacctttactcacattcgagaaaacactcccaacaagattgcttgctccaatatcgaagaggcaccgccctccgaatctcgagagccagactcccaacatgattactttctcaaaaatcgaagacatcgctctccgaatctcgagagccagacctccagcaggattgctttctcaaaaatcgaagaggcatcgttcttcgaatctcgagagccggatccccgacaggattgcttgttcgaaaaccgaagaggcaccactttcccaacttcaagagctggatctccttggataaagcttgtctgtaatcttcacacgcaacatcagctttccagataccacagaccactttttcaaagtgctctgacagagttaaaacttgtgaagctggcagctcccactaccgtgctatgaccaagcagggtaaaggaatagcattattacttgatgttagggagactcctatatatgtcgacctccatccccaacggacaggcagacctgcaaaaatgctcaacccttcctcttatctgagagggcactcccaacgaagcctttcgaaatattcagctttctttccccccgataatacctctgtaaacaagctatactagagcaagaatatctcatatcatcagggttaaaagcaagagtatcccatatcatgctttttccccgtcttttcctttggccttgttcttacctgcaagacaaggagaaagagagcaatcagtcagcacttggaatcaagcttccagccaggaactgactgcctggaaccccttacctgattacttacctggcattgctctcgagtactcatcttcaacatcttatgcttccagggaagataccgcatctgcctgaggaacagatagggcaagtgaaaaggatacaaggaagcatgtggagacaaacgtaacagcacacgtgccgatacatccactactttgtcaaaagcaaaagtatcccatatcagcagggtcgaacgtactctagatttgatggacttgttttgaccctcaaattcttcattcggccttatactctggaggaaaacagaaaaccctccagcccagttcaagaataagcctgtggaaagttacttcttcaaaagcaaaagtatcccatatcatctcttctcatttttcttctctttatccttcatgctgcctgcaagatagggagaatgtgaacaatcagccggagctctgattgcttaccttgtctgtcacctctttcagcagatcccctagctcggcgatttgggggactcctactacatggtttgtatcacgcttgaccaagcctgaaactacaagtaagcttcaagtgacattgatacattaccttgtgcatctccactagttacagataccacccctggatggaggaagagtacttccagagaagatgccacatctacctatgagacagataaggaaagtcaagacgataccacactccggtacttagaagtttcgtggttacgagatcattctcccacaatatttcctaatgtcatttgtactaaatcattcacttgtactcactaaaggagagcttgaacctatgtacttgtgtaaacccttcacaattaatgagaactcctctattccgtggacgtagccaatctgggtgaaccacgtacatcttgtgtttgctttcctatctctatccatttatatacttatcctcactaatgaccggagcaatctagcgaagatcacaaaaagtgaccgttttcgctacctaggatctatcctgcaagagaacggagaattagatggagatctcaaccatagaatacaagttggatggatgaagtgtaagagtgcatccggcgtgttgtgtgaccgtcgtaggccactgaagctcaagggaaaattttattttataggacggcaataaggccagcgatgttgtatggcacagaatgttgggcggtgaagcatcaacacgtacacaaaatgggtgtagcggagatgaggatgcttcgtgggatgtatgggtacacgagaaaggataagattgggaatgaggatatccgaggtaaagtaggagtagccaaaattgaaggaaatatgagagaaaatcggttccggtggtttggacatgtgcaaagaaggcctactgacgctccggttcgaaaatgtgactacgggacagaggtttagggccgaaggggtagaggaagacctaggaaaactttggaagagaccctaagaaaagacttgagtacttggatctaacggaggacatgacacaaaaccgagcgcaatggcgttctaggattcatatagccgaccccacttagtgggaaaaggctttgttgttgttgttgttgttgttgtggtgtTAATGGTGGGAACTGGAAGACCCATTTCTCTAGTCCAGCTGAGCTGCTGAGACGATGACGGAGTTGCAGAGAGGACGAGTTCTCactcctctcttcctcttcgaCTTTGATATCGTGACAAGGGTCTTCTTATTTTCATTATCATCACCCATTCAAATTTCTTTGAATTGTCATATTTTCAGGTATTGTGTTTATTCATCtgattgtttttctttgtaGGTTTagtgtttcatttgtttctaaTATAGGACCTGGGATGTAGTAAGACTTAATTTCAGGTCTTAAATTTTGGGGTTGAATTTGGGGCTTTTGTTTAGGGTTTACGAATTGTGATTTAATATGTTGTGAAATTAGATTTGGGAGTTCATGTTGTGGCTTTGGAGTTCAAAGTTCTTATTGGAAAGGTATTAGTAACACTGTTAAAAACTAGGACTTTTCGTTAGAAAAAGAAGAGGCTGTGATCTGTTATTTAGGTGTTTTAACTGTCTCTTTGCTGGTGGGAATTGTTCAGCTGGTGGAGAAAGTGTAAAATGGGGTTTTCTTATTCTGTTCTGCATTTGACAGGCTCTTTTCTGGCGTTGGTTTTCAGTGGGAATAGTTGTACAAGCACAACTGACTAACTGAGCAAAATGTGGAAGCGAGTGGTACAAGCACCCTCAGCTCAGCTCCAAACCCTAGCCTCTCAGAGATCCTCATGTCTCAAACACAGCTTTcgactcctcatcttctcacCATCGTCCTCTTCAATGACACTGTTTCAGCGATACCCTGCTCTTTCCTCCACCCACGCCACCTTTACTTCCTGTTCCAGTGCGTCTGCATTTATGGGTCATGAGCATGAGGAATTTGAGGCTGAGCATCAGGTTAGCAACGTAACTGCactgttatttctttttttcttatttttgcagttttaaaatataaaatttgcttAATTGTGGGCTACATAGTGATTTTGTTTCGATTAATGTTTCTACAGAGTAGGATCAATACATCCAAACAGAGTGGAATGGATAATGGGTATTATGGTCAAAATAGTGGGCAGGTGCAACAGAAACTAAATGGGGCATGTGCTGATGGTTCACGGGATCCCCAGTATAGTCAAAGTAACAATGGGATTTTCTGGAGAAGCACAGGCAACGAATTTATGAATGACCCAGTTCAACAAAATGGAAATTTTAGAGGGTATTATGGTCATGAAAATAGATGGTTGCAAAAAACCCCAAACCTGCATGGGAAACATTTAGGAAATGGAAATATACAGAATCCATATGTGTCTCGGAAGGAGCCATCCATAGAAGTCAGACAGAATCCCGATGATTTTAAATCACAAGTAAATTCAGGATCGCAGGGAAACCATAATCAGAATTCTATGCAAAGTTATGCACATTATCGGCAAAATACCAATGGTTACTCTGAAATGCATCAGCCGAACCCTAATTATGGACAACATCAACAGAATTCTAGTTATGGAAACGGGCAATACCAGCAACACCCTAGTTATGGGCAATACCAGCAAAACCCTAGTTATGAACAATATCAGACAAATTCAGGTGCTTTTCAAAATACGATAGTGGATTCTCACATAGGAAGTGAGTCAAAATCTGAAGCACAATTAATTGAGGCTTCGGAAGATAGCCCGTCTAGTTCCAGTCTTGAAGAGTTGGATCGTTTTTGCAAGGAGGGGAAAGTTAAGGAGGCTGTGGAGATCTTGGGACTGCTAGAGAAGCAGCACGTTCATGTAGATTTGCATCACTTTTTACAGTTGATGCAAGCATGCGGTGAGGCCAAGGCTCTAGAAGAAGCAAAAGTTGTTCATGACAGCATTACAAGATTATTGCCTCCTTTGAATGTGAGTACGTACAACAAAATCTTGGAGATGTATTCTAAATGTGGTTCTATGGACAACGCATTTTTGGTTTTCAACAAGATGCCAAACCGGAATTTGACATCGTGGGACATTATGATAACATGGTTTGCTAAGAATGGTCTTGGGGAAGATGCCATTGATCTATTTACCCAATTCAAGAAAGCAGGCTTGAAACCCGATGGCCAATTGTTTATTGGCGTTTTATACGCTTGTAGTGTCGTGGGAGATATTAATGAAGGATTGCTGCATTTTGAATCAATGAGCAAAGATTATGGTATTGTCCCAAATGTGGATCATTATGTGAGTGTAGTAGATATGCTAGGAAGTATGGGCTATCtagatgaagctttggaatTCATTGAAAAGATGCCATTGGAACCTAATGTTGATGTTTGGAAGACCTTGATGAATCACTGTAGAGTTCATGGGCAGTTGGAGCTTGGGGACCGGTGTGCGGAGCTTATTGAGCAGCTACATCCCTCCTGCTTAGATGAGCAATCAAAGGCTGGCCTTATTCCTGTAAAAGAATCTGACCTGgtaaaggagaaagagaagaaaaaaatagcaGCACAAAATCTTTTAGAAGTGAGGAGCCGAGTCCATGAATATCGAGCAGGTGATAAATCGCATCCTGAGAACGATGAAATTTATGCTCAACTCAGGGGTTTAAGGGAACAGATGAAGGAGGCTGGCTACATTCCGGAAACGAGATTTGTGTTACATGACATAGATCAGGAAGGCAAGGAAGATGCTTTGCTTGCCCATAGTGAGAGACTTGCTCTTGCTCATGGCCTCATCAGCAGCTCAGCTCGTTCAACTATTAGGGTTATCAAGAATCTTCGTGTTTGTGGCGATTGCCATAACGCACTGAAGATCATTTCGAAAATTGTAGGCAGAGAACTCATCATGCGAGATGCTAAGAGGTTCCACCATTTCAAAGACGGATTGTGTTCTTGCCGAGATTATTGGTGAACATACGAAACTCGAATTATTCTTTTGTCTCAGGTATTATTACAAACTCTGTTTTGATTACTCGAAATGCCGGCATGTTATATGATATAATGCTTTGAAAAGTAATTTTGAGACGGACCTTAATTCAACTGATCAAACTGCTAACCTGCGTAAGCCTATCGCGAAGAGCACCTCATTCTTTCGATGTCCAATATTTAGCTGTAGCATCTGTCGAGAAATCGGCCTCTGTAAATACGAATTGCTGTTCAACTTTGCTGCCAGGAGCTTTGATGTCCTTCGAAATCTTGATGTTATCAGTATTGCTCTTCTTCGCCGAGGTACCAAAGACACGTAATTAAATGAAGAGGATTGTGAATCTTAAGACCAAGACTTGCAAATACCACAAGAAATTAAAGCTACAAGCAATCCATTGGACCAAACACGACCAGAGAGTTTACTAGAAGCAATAAACCGCTTCCTGCGTAAGATAAAAGTTTTTTCTATCCCGTACACAGAACCTAACACGACCCAAAAGATAAAGTACGAAAAGCAGTGTTTTAAAAAGCGCCGCTTGATCATTGGTgttttaactcatcaaaatgtacagtaatggtcattttcgtcaactccgttagaatttttgtcaaaatgatcTCCCGTCGTTGGCATCCAGGGCCTCGCACTTGGCCTGCCACTATG
This window contains:
- the LOC103431807 gene encoding pentatricopeptide repeat-containing protein At4g32450, mitochondrial; this translates as MWKRVVQAPSAQLQTLASQRSSCLKHSFRLLIFSPSSSSMTLFQRYPALSSTHATFTSCSSASAFMGHEHEEFEAEHQSRINTSKQSGMDNGYYGQNSGQVQQKLNGACADGSRDPQYSQSNNGIFWRSTGNEFMNDPVQQNGNFRGYYGHENRWLQKTPNLHGKHLGNGNIQNPYVSRKEPSIEVRQNPDDFKSQVNSGSQGNHNQNSMQSYAHYRQNTNGYSEMHQPNPNYGQHQQNSSYGNGQYQQHPSYGQYQQNPSYEQYQTNSGAFQNTIVDSHIGSESKSEAQLIEASEDSPSSSSLEELDRFCKEGKVKEAVEILGLLEKQHVHVDLHHFLQLMQACGEAKALEEAKVVHDSITRLLPPLNVSTYNKILEMYSKCGSMDNAFLVFNKMPNRNLTSWDIMITWFAKNGLGEDAIDLFTQFKKAGLKPDGQLFIGVLYACSVVGDINEGLLHFESMSKDYGIVPNVDHYVSVVDMLGSMGYLDEALEFIEKMPLEPNVDVWKTLMNHCRVHGQLELGDRCAELIEQLHPSCLDEQSKAGLIPVKESDLVKEKEKKKIAAQNLLEVRSRVHEYRAGDKSHPENDEIYAQLRGLREQMKEAGYIPETRFVLHDIDQEGKEDALLAHSERLALAHGLISSSARSTIRVIKNLRVCGDCHNALKIISKIVGRELIMRDAKRFHHFKDGLCSCRDYW